The genomic stretch GTCTGTGATGCCCATCCTGAGTGCTGTCCCCCTAAATGTGGCCCAAAGTTGCAGCAGGCTGGGTGGGTCCTGAATCTGACCCTCGGGATCAGCCGGGTGAGAGGGCCTTTGGGCCTCTCCCAGGCAGCTGCTCAGAGGACACGGGCCTTCCCCGAAGCTGACAGCTACACTGGCTATGAACTCCCATTCAAACAGAAAATCCACTTCTGAAAGCCAATATCATCCCAGGAAGAGTGATTGTGAACCAGAAGGGGCCTTTCCAACCCATCAGAGCAGGGCTAGATCATAAATgccatttcccctttcttcctgAACAGGGCACTCTGTTCATCTGAGATCAGAGGCAACGCTCTCTGTTCTGCatgaggaaatgaaaaatgaggaacTTTTCCTGCCAGCCTGGCCCTGGGATGGGCCAATGGAACAGTCTAAATGAGAACGGGACTCCGGACCAGCTTGAGCAGACGCTCTCTTAGACTTGGGGCGAGGCGGGGCGAGGCCGACCTTGGGAGTAACCTTGTCAGCTGGGCTCTCCTCAAAAATCTTTCACCAGCCTGAGGATCAGGGTAGCCCAGGGAACCCTCTCAGCAGCCCTGACCCCCCGGGGGGGCCGCCCCAGCTGCCTTCTCAGAGTGTCACTGAGGGACCCAGCATTTGGGGAGACAGAGTCCCCACCACTTCTAGGGTCCTTGGCTGTGGCCTCGGCCTGCGATGCCTGCCTGAGAATGCTCCCAGCGGGGAAGACACCAGCCCAGGCCCCAAAGAggggagggggccctggaggGGCAGGGACAAGGTGCAGGGCACTGGGTCTCCATGCCCTCAGCCAGGCAGGGTGTGGTTGCACCAGGACCATGTGGCTGTCCTTCCTCTCCCTGGAGCGTCACGAGCTCAGATGTAGGAAACCCATGGGAACCTTGCCCAGAACCCGGGGccatgggggctgtcacacaggGTGGGTCAGCAGGAAAAGACCGGAATCTGGGGAGTTAATACGCAGGAGCCCCTCCAACTCCAAACAAAACTGGCAGAGCCTCCAGCCCTCGGGAACCTGGCAAGGCCTGAGCGATCCCAGAACAGCAAAGGGGAGGCCTTGCTCCCTCTGTCAGCAAGCTGGACACTGGAGGCTTTCCTTGGTTTGGGGTGTCAATGCGAGGGCTTAGAGGGCCATATGGACCCGGACAGCCCTTCGCTGGATGCAGGACAGGCTGGGTTGGCTCCTCGCAGGCGGCCGGCTGTGAAGGCCGCGGGCCTCCGTGAGCCTGGATGTCTACATCCCCCAACCCCAGACCCGCCTCACCGGGGAAGCTTGGCACACACTGGTCTCACGAACCCTCATAAATCCGGGCAGCTCTTCCCAAACGCTGCTCTTGGCAGGCCCTGGATGTGGCTCCCCAGCGCGGGGTGAGGGACGCACCCTGGATTGCAGCCACGCGAGCGGCTGGGCAGGCGAGGGGATGAGTGCGTGGCCCCATACCCAGGCCACCCCATTAAAATTGCATAGGCAGCTGCCTTGCGTATCTGGGTTCTCTTGAGAAGCATAATCTTCCTCTCACCCCCAGATGCATCTGCACAGCTCAGAGGTGGGTGCCCCTAGGCCCATGTGCTGGGGAGGCCCAGCCGGGAAGTGAGGCTGCCCCTCGCTTGCTGTCGCTCCCACAACCGTTTCTTCCTAGAAACCCTTTCTGCCAACCAGACAGTCCTGCCCGGGGCCTGCAGGGCGGCTTTTATCCAGCTCCCAGCCTGGCTCTGAGCCAGTGCCCGAAAAATGTCGTCAGCCACCCAGAAACCAGCTCTGGGATTCGCCTGGGAGGAAACCACGGCCCAAATCTGGCCCATCTGGACCCATTTTGCCCACTGGGGAGGTTCCCCCGCCCCGCAACACACACCAGGAGGAAGATGCATCCCCGGCTTCCTGGAGGCTTCTGAGATCTATCCTTTTCAAATTCAGATGCAGCACCCAAGAGGGAGGGTGGTCTGGCCAGCCGGCCCCTCCCCCCGGGGAGCCTGGGGTTAACCCTCACAGAGCCCACTCCTGCCTTGGCCAAGCCCCTTCAAAACAGGACCCCCATGGTCTCGGAGACCCACAGCCCCCACGCTTATGGAAAGCAACACACAAAATGCAGCCCACGTAgataaaaagcattttttaattttatcaaattgaTCTGTACAAAAGTTAGCATTGCTTGGTCAGAAAGTAGCGAAACACAGCAGGTAAGTGACAGCGAAAGTCCAAACTTGACACCGAAAAATAGATTGCATAAAAATGAGTTTGCTGTagttccctgcccccacccccaggaagatatgcaaaacaaaaaaattttttctagaaaatggtaggaaaaagtagaaaaagtaaaaagaagcaaCATCTCAGATGTACTTAAATTTACAAAGTTTTAAAGGCACAATTTTCCATGAAGTAGGCGGTTATCATCGCTCAGCACACAGCGGAAGCAGGACAGGGAAATCAGGTATTATTCTTCTAAAACTAAGAATCTAAAAGCGCTTAGTGGAGGTTTTAGTTTCACAGCTTGTAGGTGGCGCCTGGTTCCTAAGAGCCGAGATTAATGCATTTCTGGAGCCACCACGTCCCAGGAAATTCCCGCCTCCACCACTTGGCACGGTTGTGAGCAGGAATGAAATTCAGCGACCCTGCCTTCTAAACCTTCTTAATGCCGGGTGCCAGGGGCACCCCAAGCTGATCAGAGACACCACAAGACAAATCCCTTCTCCTGCCTCAGGGTTCCGGCCACCTCCGGGGGGCCTGGAGCTGGGGCTCTGCCTGATGCCTCCCAAACAGCCAGGCTCCCAAATGCCTGGAGCAAGGGCCCCACCCCATCTGCCTCCACCCCCGGCCTTCACCCTCAGCTCTGCGGCTTCCGTTTTGTCTTAAATTCTGCTCTCTGCACAGATTACTTCattaattaaagataaaataatacagaacataaatacattttaacagctttcaaaacaaatcaaacacattgaagcttcaaaaataaaaatttaaaaaataaaataaaaagagagaagtgTTAATCACAGCCAAACCTTGCTCGGAAGAACCCTAACTACAAGGAACACCTCAGGTCTAAAGGGCTGGTCCCGAGAGGTGCTCCCGCGGACACATCCCCGCCAGGCTGTGGGTGACGGGTGATGACCGGCCTCAGGAACGTCATCCATTGGTCCTGGGGAGTTCTCAGCGCCGAGGCTGGTCAGGACCTCGGAACACGGGTGGCCTGGGGACCCCACACCTCTTCCCTCCTTTTGTCCTTTGTGCTGTGGCTGCTGCTTTGCAGACACTGAGATGCAAAACCCAGACGCTGGCGTCTGCTCGGAAGAGGGACCCAGTGACTGTCCGTCAGAGTCGCAGTCCCcgcaaaaagagaaagagaagggaaggagggcttTGTCCATGGATGGGAGTTTGGAAGTCTGGAAGCAGAGGCGACTCGTTTACAAAGCCTGGCTTCCCGCTGACCTCAGCAGGCACTTGATGGAGCCGCGGCTCCTCCCCACGTCACACACCTTCTGGAAGCCCTTGGAGGTCTGTCTATCTTTGCCGAGATCAAGGTTGTCCTCGGCCGCAGCCTGTCCACGCGGCTGCACCCTCAGGGTCTGGTCAGGGTGGTGTACACGGGCTGCTCCCAGTTACTGGGGGGGCTGTGGGCAGGCGGCACGGAGAGGCCACCGAGCAGGGGCGAGGCGTAGGGTCGGCGGGGTGAGTGGAAGTAGGGGTACTGGTAGAGGCCAGATGGGTAGCCGGGGTAAGGGCCGTAGTAGTTGGGGGCCTGCAGGTCGGTGTAGTCGCACTGTGAGCTGGTGAAGGAGCTGGCGGCCGCGGCGGAGGCGGCCGTGGTGACACTGGCCTGAGCGCTGTAGGAGCTGTAGTCGGTGTGCCCCGGAGAGCCGTGCGACTGGTCGCCGTAGTGGCcggggctcagctgctccgtcTTGATGTGCGGCCTCGGGGGCCCTGCCTCAGTGGGCGACGCAGAGGCCGACAGGGCTCCCTTGTGGGCCCACACGGGGGACGCCCCGATGCCACCCGCCCCGGAGTGCGAGTAGGAGGTGCCTCCGTAGGAGCTGGCGGCCGCGGGCTGGCCCGTCTCTGTGGGCAGGGCTGAGTGGCCGTTGAGGGGCAGGTACTGGTCGAACTCGTGGACGTCAAAGGTGTCCATGTTTCCGATGACCTCACTGCTCAGCTCAGAGATGTCCACGTTGCTGAAGTCGATGTTCTGGCGCCCGCTGTCCACCAGGCGGCGGCCTTCCAGCTTCAGCTCCTGCTTGCCCCCGTGGTGCAGGTCAGtcttgggggtggtggggggggtgggcggCCCATGGGTCTGCCCTGGGGACAGAGCACATTTCAGGGATGAATGCCCCTTCTGTAGGGGGCAGCCAGGCTGGTGACGTGCACACAGGAGGAAAACCAGCCCCGCTAACTGCCGCAGGTAGGAATCAACGGCTTTTTGTTCCTGTACATTTCCCAGAAATTCCAGCAAAGCCAGATCTAGACCTCACTCCTCGGCCGAGGAAATTCCGTTAAGCACTGTTCTAGGGGAAGACCTGGGGCCAGGGAGGCCCCATGGTGAAGAGCAagctggaggggtggggaggagaggaagtgcCCAGCCCCTCGCCCACGGCAACAACACAGTCCACACAAAACCTGTCTCCCCAGGCCCGTGGCTGTAGCCAGCGTGACTAAGACTGCTCAGCTGGCCGGGATTCCACCCGGGTCAGTCTAATCCTGAAACTGGGCTGCTAACTACCAGGCCGGTGGCATGAGTGAATCCTAGGTCAGAAGCAGCAAAAAGGCCAGCGGAGCAGAAACGCCTTCGGAAAGGACAAAACACCCAGGTCACAGGGCGCTGGACCAGGGCAAGCTATCAGGCCCTCAGTCTCAGAGGGGACTAAGCAGGCCCCCGTGGGCATCGGAAACAGCTGCCTTTTGGGGCTATGGGGCCTTTTCCCGGGTACCCGGGGAAGGTTTGGTTCTCTTGAGGGCGCCTGCCCCGGGAGTgagcccctgctcccacccccaggaGCCCACCTGTGTGGTCACCGTGGTGGTGTGCGTCACCGAGGCCGGCGTCAGTCTTGTAGACGGCACCGCCCGGGTGGTGGCCCAGCTCGGCGCCTGAGTCTGAGTCGCTCTGGCCAGTCTTCACGCTCTTCCTCCGGCGCGGCTGGTACTTGTAATCTGGGTGGTCCTTCTTGTGCTGGACCCGCAGCCTCTCTGCCTCCTCCACGAAGGGGCGCTTCTCACTCTCACTCAGCAAGCTGCAGGGCAAAGGGCAGGAGCAGGATGATGAGGGGGCCGGCACCACCCCAGGAGTTGGCCCGCGCATCAGGTGAGGCACTGGGGAggaccagggaagcccgagtgcaTGCCCGCGACCTGGTGGGCACCAGGCAGGTGCTCCCCTTCTCTGAGGACGGGAGGGATCAAGCCGGGGGTGAGGGCATTAGGTGAGGTCAGAGGAACAAGCCAGAATAAGACCCAAACCTTCCGGCTTCCATCTTCCTCCTCTGACTTcccccctccctgaacctgtccCCTCCCTTTGGGACTTTCTAAGGCAGGTGGGTGAAGAGGCTAGGACCCAGCTGAGAATACACTGTGGACAAAGGGAGGCTTCCAGGAACCAAGCCGGGACTCTGTGGGCAGCTGGGCTTCCCAGACTTCCAGAAACACTGGCAAAACCCAGTGGTCCTCGCTGAGGCACAGAACACACACCGGCCCCCCATACCCTTCCAGAAGCTCATGTCTGCCTGCAGGACAGGGTCTAGGGATACAGAGGCACGGGGCTGCCATGGGTCCATAGCACCCCGACTGGACAGAGGCCGGAGAACAGAAGACATAAACACAAGCTTTGAGTGCCCACTCATGAGGTGAGGAGCAGGAAAGGAGACCAGCGCCCTGGACCCAGAGCCGTTCACTTTAAACCCCAGCAGAGAGCGTTTGGTGGGGATGGGCTGTCCCAAGCAGCAACCCTGTCACTGCTGCCCACTGCTTGTCGTCCTACTTTCTGCAAAATGGCCAGCCTCATCACACCAAAGTGCACACCAGTGCTGAAcaccccctccatccccctcctTCCCTGGTGAGGGTGCAGAGGTGGCAGAGCATTGGGAGAAGCTGCGGGGAAGGTGCCGAAGGTGCCGGTGGGGCAAACACAAACCGTTCCATCTGCCTTCTGGACTCCCTCCACAGGGTGGTCGGGGAGTCCTTTCCAAGGAGAGGGCACCTCCAGAGAGTTGTGTCCTGCTTCCAGAAAGAGGCCACTTTCCTCTGGGAGGGACAAGCCTCCAGGCTCTGCGGCCACTCACAGCTGGCGTCCCTAACTCGGCCTGCCATTCACTGCCTAGAGAAGGCTGTTTCTGGGCTCAGGGAATGTGCTAGGGGCTGCACACTGCTCCTGCTGCCCTCTGCGTACCCAGGCCGTCCTGTACCCCGCGTCCCATCCGTCTGGCCAGATCGGGTTTTTCCACTACGACTCGCCCTGGGAACAGCCACTGGGAGCAGGGCCGAGGCCGGGCGCTGCGCCACCGCCCAGCTCCACGCACCCCAGGACCCGCTCCCCGCCCCGGCCTGGGGACAGTGCACTCACCGCCACAGCTTGCCCAGCGTCTTGCTGAGTTCCGCGTTGTGCAGGTGCGGGTACTGATCCGCCAGCTTGCGGCGCGCTGCTTGCGCCCACACCATGAAGGCGTTCATGGGCCGCTTCACGTGCGGCTTGGCCTTGAGcgcaccgccgccgccgcctcgcaCCGGCATGGGCACCAGGCTCCAGTCGTAGCCCTTGAGCACCTGCGACACGGCGTCGCGGATGCAGGCGGGAAAGCGCTCGTCCGCCGCCTCGGCTGCGTCGCCCCGGCCGCCGCCCCCCGCGCCCGCCGCACGGCCCAGACCCTCGGAACCGGCAGGCGACGGCGGCGCGTCCGAGTCCGAGTCCTCCACGTGCGACATGGAGCTAGCAGTGCCAGATGGGCTGCAGGGCGGCTGGGCGCGGATCTCGCTCATGTCCAGCATCGGGGCCGCGCGCGGAGAAGCGCGCACCAGGGAGGTGCACCGAGTCCGATGCCCGGCTGCGCTGCAGCCTCTCTGGGACCCGAGGTTGTCGCGCGGTGGCCCGACCCGCGTCCCGCAGCCTCCCAACCCCAGCCCTcttgctgccgccgccgccgccgccggagcTCAGTCCCCGCTGGGCTACACCGCAACAAGTTTCTTTAAGCGGCGGCCACAAGGCTCCTCCCCCCGCCCGGCTCCCCATTGGCCGGCGCGCAACCCACTGCCACAGGGGGTGGAGCTtggccgccccccgccccctccccccaccttaaAGAAAGCGCCGCAGTTCCCCCtgcgccccctcccaccccgcctGGCGCCGCACCACGTGGGGCCGGCGCGCCCGGCAGCAGAGGACCGGATCCCGGGCTGTGTAGCACGCCGCGGGCCCCCCTTCCAGGAGGGGCGGGAAGGAAAAACGGGGCAGAGACGGGTAGAGGTGGGCGCTCCGGGGTGCCCTTTGCCTGCTGGGGTTCTCCGCTGCGCTCCCTCTGCTGGCTCATAGCTGCTCCTGTGCGTCCGGGCCCCGGTCCCATTACCCAGCCTCGGCCTCCCGCTGCGCAAGGAGGCGGGTCCTCAAGAGCCTCCCCCACAGCTTGTGTTGAGCCCCGATGTCTTGCCCACAGCCCAGAGGCGCCGGGGTCAACTGCTGCCAGCCTGCGGCCCAGGGCGGGGGGTCTGCTCCCCGCCCGCTGGGCCGGCGCGACGTGCAGGAGCCTCCCGCGCGCCAGTCTGCACGCCGCGCACGTCCAGGTAACGGCGCGCCCAGGGGCCACGGCTCGGAGCTGGGCGATCCCAGGACCCCGATCCCGTCCGGGCGTGGAAAGTGCGGCGGGGGCGCTGCCGCAGGAGCCGCGGCAGCCGAAGGGGGCGGGAGCgctgggcggggcctgggctgACCCTAGCTGTTGAGTCCCTAGGGCGGCCCGGAGGATGGCGTGGCCGGACGCGGGGGCCCAGGGCCTTCCGGGCGTGACCCGGGGGTTGGGGGCACCGAGGCCGTCCGGCGGGGCGGTCCTGGGTGGTCTGGCGGAGGCGGAGGCCGCTCCGGGCGCCTGGAGTGGAGGAGGTGGGCGCGCCAGCCAAGGAGAGAAGGGGGCGGGGTGTGCCGCCCTGTTGGGGGCGGCGGGGTCGGAGAGGGGACATTTCCCCGGAGGCAAGCGCCGGGCCGCGGCTCCGAGTCCCCGCCCGAGGCCGCCCCCGCGAGTTGGCCGTGGGCCCGGCGGTCCCGGAGGGCGGCTCGGATTTTTTCGCCAAACCCGCCGAGAGGCGACGGCCCGGCCGCCCAGAACTTCGCCAGACTCCCCCACCACCCAAGACAGCCAACTCGGAACACGCGCGTCTCCGACCTTGTGACCCGGGTGACCCTAGTCTAGGGCGCCCAGTTCCCCAACCACGCACCTCCTGCCGAGTCATGGATTCCCCGGGCGAGTGGCCACGGCAGCCTAAGGAGTAGAAGGGGCGGGTCTGTTAGCAGAAAACACCAAAGCTGAAGAGTCTCCCCTACGTACTTTTACCAACCCAGGGGCTGCCACCAAGGCTCTGACCTCGCAGGGAAAGCCTCCTGCCCTCACCCCGCCCCAACACGTGAGACAGGGCTCCAGCCAGTTTGCAACTGAGTGCGCCATCGCCTGGGCTGTGAACTCCTTGGTTAGGCCTTGGAGCCAGTTTCTGCCAGACGTCGAGTGGGCTCTGGGGGATGCCGGGGATGCCCGGGACCCCCGCAGCCTTGCATCTGGAACAGCTGGCACAGGGCCTAAGAGGCAGGGGCCAGCGCCCAGGCTGCCCTGTTCCCCACCACCTTCGGGTAATGGAAGGGCTACCCCCCTGGCCCAGGTCAGGGAACCCAACCTCCAATCTTCCAGGAAAGCACCATGAGGAGCCTTGCTGTAAGGCGAAACAGTGTGCTGGGCGGACGCCCTGATACCAGCGGGAGAGCTGGCCTCCAGAGTGGCCTGTCCCCTTGCCTCCCCTCCTGTCATCTGCCTGCCTTTGCAAGGTCACTTGCCAGGAACATCCTTCCCGCTGgtctgcagtggcttcccttcgGAGGTCCTGCCCTCCTCTTGGAGTCCCACCCTGCAGTCGGAGGACACCAGGGAGGCCCAAGTGAGGGCTTCCCCAGGGGCATCCACCGGACTTCCTGGCCCATAGGGACCCATGCAAATAAATTCAGGATTGAAGTGGggggaaggaggcaaggatgACAGACCTGGCCCAAACTGTCCCGACTCCAACCCTGTCCTGGGGATCAGATCCCACCCCTCCCTGCACTGGGCGTGCCGTTGGGCACCAGGTCTGCGTTTCCATGAAGAGCTCTGCTTTGCCAGGGAAAATGGAGCACAGGTTGCATTGGGTACACTGGGCAGGGCAGCCTCTCCCCGCTCCCCACTGACCCATGGTGGGGCACCACACAGCTATGTCCCCTAGGACACAGTCAGGTAATCGCTGGGACCCTTGGAGGAAAA from Balaenoptera acutorostrata chromosome 15, mBalAcu1.1, whole genome shotgun sequence encodes the following:
- the SOX8 gene encoding transcription factor SOX-8 → MLDMSEIRAQPPCSPSGTASSMSHVEDSDSDAPPSPAGSEGLGRAAGAGGGGRGDAAEAADERFPACIRDAVSQVLKGYDWSLVPMPVRGGGGGALKAKPHVKRPMNAFMVWAQAARRKLADQYPHLHNAELSKTLGKLWRLLSESEKRPFVEEAERLRVQHKKDHPDYKYQPRRRKSVKTGQSDSDSGAELGHHPGGAVYKTDAGLGDAHHHGDHTGQTHGPPTPPTTPKTDLHHGGKQELKLEGRRLVDSGRQNIDFSNVDISELSSEVIGNMDTFDVHEFDQYLPLNGHSALPTETGQPAAASSYGGTSYSHSGAGGIGASPVWAHKGALSASASPTEAGPPRPHIKTEQLSPGHYGDQSHGSPGHTDYSSYSAQASVTTAASAAAASSFTSSQCDYTDLQAPNYYGPYPGYPSGLYQYPYFHSPRRPYASPLLGGLSVPPAHSPPSNWEQPVYTTLTRP
- the LOC130704926 gene encoding uncharacterized protein LOC130704926, coding for MPGCAAASLGPEVVARWPDPQSAAVPPAPPPTPPGAAPRGAGAPGSRGPDPGLCSTPRAPLPGGAGRKNGAETGRGGRSGVPFACWGSPLRSLCWLIAAPVRPGPGPITQPRPPAAQGGGSSRASPTACVEPRCLAHSPEAPGSTAASLRPRAGGLLPARWAGATCRSLPRASLHAAHVQGQGVGGQPVAGAGPMQLAPEPCHRFQWTPPQDASPPPVTSPSCEAGRVLSTSPTVRPTGRPAGEPVTAMLPSLSRNESSALITGLYNQRMSLHWDYLLSTLPGSHGSPACRSTQGHISFWGAGVGVLVAWN